Within the Verrucomicrobiia bacterium genome, the region CCGCAAAAACTGGTCGGCCCGCAACGCCCAGGGCGGCCAGGTGGGCGAGAAGTTTGATCCCTTTCAACGAGTGGGCATCTACATCCCCGGCGGCACGGCCCCGCTCGTGTCCACCGCCTTGATGACCATCACCCTGGCCCGGGTGGCCGGCTGCCCGCAGATTGTCGTCTGCACCCCGCCCGGCCGCGATGGCAGCGTCAACCCGGCCCTGCTTTACGCCGCCAGTGCAGCGGGCGCCACCGAGATTTACAAAATCGGCGGTGCCCAGGCCATCGCCGCCATGGCTCTGGGCACGGAAACCCTCCAGCGGGTACAGAAGATTTTTGGCCCTGGCAACGCCTACGTGGTGGCCGCCAAACGCCTGCTAGTGGGGCACGTGGCCATTGACCTCCTGCCCGGCCCGAGCGAAGTGCTGGTGCTGGCCGACGATTCCGCCAACCCCCGTTTTGTGGCGGCCGATCTGCTCGCCCAAGCCGAGCACGGCTCCGGTCATGAACGCGTCTGGCTCATCACCACCTCCGGCAAGATGCTCAAGGCGGTGGAAAAGGAAATGCAACGCCAGCTCCCCCAGCTCGAACGCCGGGCCATGATTGAAACCGCGCTCAACAACAACGGCTGGCTCATTCAAGTACGTGACCTGGCCGAAGGCATTGCACTCATCAACGCCCTGGCCCCGGAGCATCTGGAGCTGCACGTGCGCCAGCCGGCGCGCGTCGTCGAAAAAGTGCACACCGCCGGAGCCATCTTCATCGGCCCCTGGTCCCCCACCGTGTTGGGAGATTACGTGGCCGGCCCCAGTCACACCCTGCCCACCGGCGGCGCAGGCGCCTCCTTCCCCGGCTTGACGGTGGACATGTTCCAGCGCCGCACCAGTGTGGTGACTTATGATCGGGCCGCCCTCAAACGCTCCCTGCCCATCGTCCAAACCTTCGCCCAACTGGAGGGCCTTGACGCCCACGGCCAGTCGGCCGCCATTCGTTTTCAGAG harbors:
- the hisD gene encoding histidinol dehydrogenase gives rise to the protein MNVLRYTDADYAQRKAQLTAAAPLFEPQIEERVRAIIQAVAEGRDAAVAEFTARFDGVQLAPPQWAVTQAELMTAALTADDALRQAVAATDRNVAAFARRSRRKNWSARNAQGGQVGEKFDPFQRVGIYIPGGTAPLVSTALMTITLARVAGCPQIVVCTPPGRDGSVNPALLYAASAAGATEIYKIGGAQAIAAMALGTETLQRVQKIFGPGNAYVVAAKRLLVGHVAIDLLPGPSEVLVLADDSANPRFVAADLLAQAEHGSGHERVWLITTSGKMLKAVEKEMQRQLPQLERRAMIETALNNNGWLIQVRDLAEGIALINALAPEHLELHVRQPARVVEKVHTAGAIFIGPWSPTVLGDYVAGPSHTLPTGGAGASFPGLTVDMFQRRTSVVTYDRAALKRSLPIVQTFAQLEGLDAHGQSAAIRFQR